The sequence tcaaacaggACAGGAAGACTATAACAGATTAAGACCTTTGAGTTATCGTGGCGCTGATGTTTTCATTTTAGCATTTTCTCTCATTAGCAAGGCCAGCTATGAAAATGTTTCCAAGAAGGTAATGGATCAAATTTTCTCCAAAGATTTTCTTTTACTCTATCTACTTTTCTACTTTTTACTTTTACATGCTTCAGTTTTGTTGGCTTGCTGAGATCATTCTATTAATTTTTCTCCAGTGGATTCCCGAATTGAAACATTATGCGCCTGGTGTCCCTATCGTTCTCGTGGGTACAAAACTAGGTGAGGTTTCTTGGTTTATCTATCTTCTCTGCCTCAGTCAGACAATACcaacatttataattataaatgaataaaaaaggACAGAGACGCTGTTGTAGACAGAATTTGTAGGCATAATTAGTTGTAGATCTGTTGCTGCGATGCTTTAGCTATAGGACTAAAGGTTATCTCGCATTTCTCGTAAGTACTTTTATTTGTGACAAGTAATATTCATCGGAAATTAATTTACTGAAAACGGGTAAGTGGTTCGGCTCTGTCACTTTCATTACTTTCTGTAACTGTTTTTTTGTGATGTTTCAGTTTTGGTCACAGGTTCAGATTTTGGCCTCCTTTtggtcttttaaaaatttcaaaataccaTGTTTCCATCCGTATTGcttagttttttttaacaaatctCCCCTCTGATTAAGTTGAGTATAGAAGAAAACAGCTTGATTAGAATTATGGGAGGTCTGTCAGTGCTGCCTAGGATGCTGACTTCATCgttttttgacaattttgtgCTTGGGGTTCCTATTTGTTACCTCTTTCTATGATCTCTATATATGCTTTTGGTTTTGTACTTTTGTTTACGATTTCTAGTCTGAATGAGTCTGTAGGATACTATAAGAAGTATTTGTGCTGTAGTTTAGTTGATGAAATTACAAAAGACTACTTTGACTTATTTTTCTCATCTTTACATGTCTCAACACATCTAGTTGAAAAGGTCGAGGATGATTAACCTAGATGCAAATGGTGTTTTATGATCTATGTTGTAAGATAATCAATTGTAGAATTCTCTGATGGCACTATTGTTTTACTCGTTCAAAATGGAAGTTTCTTGTAatttaaatgaatatatttatttgttgatTCTTGAATAATTTTGTCGGATTCAGATCTTCGGGAAGACAAGCAGTTCTTCGTTGATCATCCAGGCGCTGTACCCATCACTACAGTACAGGTGAGCCGTGAGAGTATACCTATGTCGCTCTCTTTGCCATCTTCTTTCTTGATTTGTTTGAAACAAAAAAGACTCAAATTATGTTTCTTCCCTCCCATTTCTTAACATTATAATGCCATATTTCAAACTTGCAGGGGGAGGAGCTGAGAAAGATGATTGGTTCTCCAGCTTACATCGAATGTAGTTCAAAAACACAACAGGTATACTCAAGATTCAACGCACAACTTTCCAGTTTTTATTTTACCGGTACCATCACTCTTTGAACATACTGCACTCGTTTATCCTATTATGTTTTTCCAACAGAATGTCAAAGCAGTTTTCGATGCTGCTATCAAAGTCGTGCTCCAGCCACCcaagcaaaagaaaaagaagagtaAGGCTCAAAAGGCCTGTTCTATATTGTGATCAGCATTAGGCACACAATAAGGACAATAGCCCGCCAATTGTTTCTCCTC comes from Primulina huaijiensis isolate GDHJ02 chromosome 5, ASM1229523v2, whole genome shotgun sequence and encodes:
- the LOC140976330 gene encoding rac-like GTP-binding protein RHO1; this translates as MSASRFIKCVTVGDGAVGKTCLLISYTSNTFPTDYVPTVFDNFSANVVVNGSTVNLGLWDTAGQEDYNRLRPLSYRGADVFILAFSLISKASYENVSKKWIPELKHYAPGVPIVLVGTKLDLREDKQFFVDHPGAVPITTVQGEELRKMIGSPAYIECSSKTQQNVKAVFDAAIKVVLQPPKQKKKKSKAQKACSIL